The following proteins come from a genomic window of Tepidiforma thermophila:
- a CDS encoding dihydroorotase: MNDILLIRGGRVLDPARGLDAVLDVLVADGVVSAIGPALEAAGARVLDAGGCIVAPGFVDLHAHLREPGFEQKGTIATETEAALRGGFTTVCAMPNTRPAPDCGPVLESILDLVRRHARVRVFPIGCVTRERAGRELAELAELAAGGVVALSDDGSPVADPRLMRNALALAGTLGLPLSEHCDTPEMHTNGAMNEGAVSERLGLPGQPAAAEATAVARNIELAAATGARLHIAHVTTARAVELVAEAKARGLPVTCEVTPSHLFLTEAAVAGDGPEPAYDTNAKINPPLRTEADRRALLRGLEAGVIDAIATDHAPHAVEDKLVEFEDAAFGISCFESAAGTVFTLAVRGELRIERAIAALTSGPAACFELTRRAPGIGRLEPGVSRDVVVIDPAAEWVVDPGAWASKGKNTPLGGRRLTGAVRAVIIDGTLRWEREVASV, from the coding sequence ATGAACGACATCCTGCTGATCCGCGGCGGACGCGTGCTCGACCCGGCTCGGGGGCTGGATGCCGTCCTCGATGTGCTCGTGGCGGACGGCGTCGTTTCGGCGATCGGGCCGGCGCTGGAAGCAGCCGGGGCTCGGGTGCTGGACGCCGGCGGCTGCATCGTTGCACCGGGCTTCGTCGACCTTCACGCGCACTTGCGCGAGCCCGGCTTCGAGCAGAAGGGCACCATCGCGACGGAGACTGAGGCGGCGCTGCGCGGGGGGTTCACTACGGTGTGCGCGATGCCGAATACCCGCCCGGCGCCCGATTGCGGGCCGGTGCTGGAGAGCATTCTCGACCTGGTGCGCCGCCATGCGCGCGTGCGGGTCTTCCCCATCGGCTGCGTGACGCGGGAGCGGGCCGGCAGGGAGCTCGCCGAGCTGGCGGAGCTTGCTGCGGGCGGAGTTGTGGCGCTCAGCGACGACGGGAGCCCGGTTGCCGACCCGCGCCTGATGCGCAACGCGCTGGCACTGGCAGGGACACTCGGCCTGCCGCTTTCGGAACACTGCGACACCCCGGAGATGCACACGAACGGCGCGATGAACGAAGGCGCAGTCAGCGAGCGGCTGGGGCTGCCAGGCCAGCCGGCTGCAGCGGAGGCGACGGCAGTCGCGCGGAACATCGAACTCGCCGCCGCGACAGGCGCCCGGCTCCACATCGCTCACGTAACAACGGCGCGTGCTGTTGAGCTGGTCGCCGAGGCGAAGGCCCGGGGGCTGCCCGTCACGTGTGAGGTGACGCCGAGCCACCTGTTCCTGACCGAGGCAGCGGTCGCCGGTGACGGCCCGGAGCCGGCCTACGACACGAATGCCAAGATCAACCCGCCGCTGCGGACCGAGGCGGACCGGCGGGCGCTGCTGCGCGGGCTCGAGGCCGGCGTAATCGACGCCATCGCAACCGACCACGCGCCGCACGCGGTGGAGGACAAGCTCGTCGAATTCGAGGACGCGGCGTTCGGCATCAGCTGCTTCGAATCGGCGGCCGGGACGGTGTTCACACTGGCGGTCCGCGGGGAGCTGCGCATCGAGCGCGCCATCGCGGCGCTGACGAGCGGTCCGGCGGCGTGCTTTGAGCTGACCCGGCGCGCACCGGGCATCGGCCGGCTCGAGCCGGGCGTCTCGCGGGACGTGGTGGTGATCGACCCGGCGGCAGAGTGGGTTGTCGACCCGGGCGCCTGGGCTTCGAAAGGCAAGAATACTCCGCTCGGCGGTCGCCGGCTTACCGGTGCGGTCCGGGCAGTCATCATCGACGGAACGCTCAGGTGGGAGCGGGAGGTTGCCAGTGTCTAA
- a CDS encoding aspartate carbamoyltransferase catalytic subunit → MLDTPARETGTGSGTTWTRKDLLDTDSLSREEIDLVLQTARGMKEVRSRPVAKVSTLRGVTVATLFYEQSTRTRATFEVAAKSLGADVVNLTASGSSVEKGESLIDTVRTLEAIGTDVIVMRHFRSGAPYLAARHTGASIINGGDGTHAHPTQALLDLFTMVNHLGSVEGRRVVIVGDILHSRVARSNAWTLLRLGAEVTLCGPATLLPRWFVPEVPGGGRCTVTTDFDRAIEGADVVMALRMQKERQQRGLIPSLREYIAGYQVNARRLERAAPGALLMHPGPMNEGIELSPDVAHGAQSRIEEQVANGVAVRMALLYLIAARSRS, encoded by the coding sequence ATGCTTGACACGCCCGCGCGCGAGACAGGCACCGGCAGCGGTACCACCTGGACGCGGAAGGATCTGCTGGATACGGACTCGCTCTCGCGGGAAGAGATTGACCTTGTCCTTCAGACCGCGCGTGGCATGAAAGAGGTGCGCTCCCGGCCCGTGGCGAAGGTCTCAACGCTGCGTGGCGTGACCGTCGCGACCCTCTTTTACGAGCAGAGCACGAGGACGCGGGCCACCTTCGAGGTCGCGGCAAAGTCGCTCGGCGCGGACGTGGTGAACCTCACGGCATCAGGGTCATCGGTCGAAAAGGGAGAGTCGCTCATCGACACCGTGCGGACACTCGAGGCTATTGGCACGGACGTCATCGTCATGCGCCATTTCCGGTCGGGGGCGCCCTACCTCGCGGCCCGGCACACCGGCGCCAGCATCATCAACGGCGGCGACGGGACCCACGCGCACCCGACGCAGGCGCTGCTCGACCTGTTCACGATGGTGAACCACCTCGGCTCGGTGGAAGGCCGGCGAGTCGTCATCGTCGGGGACATCCTGCACTCGCGCGTCGCACGGTCGAATGCATGGACGCTGCTTCGCCTCGGAGCGGAAGTGACACTCTGCGGTCCGGCCACCCTGCTTCCGCGGTGGTTCGTGCCGGAGGTCCCCGGCGGCGGGCGGTGCACGGTAACCACCGACTTCGACCGGGCGATCGAAGGGGCCGACGTGGTGATGGCGCTGCGGATGCAGAAGGAGCGGCAGCAACGCGGGCTGATCCCGTCCCTCCGGGAGTACATCGCGGGGTACCAGGTGAACGCGCGACGGCTGGAGCGCGCCGCGCCGGGCGCGCTGCTGATGCACCCGGGACCGATGAACGAGGGGATTGAGCTTTCGCCTGACGTGGCCCACGGCGCCCAATCCCGCATCGAAGAGCAGGTTGCTAATGGGGTGGCCGTCCGGATGGCGCTGCTCTACCTCATCGCCGCGAGGAGCCGCTCATGA
- the pyrR gene encoding bifunctional pyr operon transcriptional regulator/uracil phosphoribosyltransferase PyrR gives MSGVRYLGPDEVARTVRRLGHEIIESNRGTEGLVLVGLLSRGYPLARRLAAAIRDFEGVEVPVGALDIGLYRDDVAQRGTPPPVRPSDIPVSIDGKTVVLVDDVLFTGRSARAALDALLDFGRPARVRLCVLVDRGHRELPIRPDFVGKNIPTALVQRVRVRLSETDGEDAVYVYGGEDGDA, from the coding sequence GTGAGCGGCGTCCGATACCTTGGTCCGGACGAAGTTGCGCGGACGGTGCGGCGGCTGGGACACGAGATCATCGAGAGCAACCGCGGCACTGAAGGGCTGGTGCTGGTTGGGCTGCTCTCGCGCGGGTACCCGTTGGCCCGGCGGCTTGCGGCCGCGATTCGTGATTTCGAAGGCGTGGAAGTGCCGGTAGGCGCCCTGGACATCGGGCTGTACCGGGACGATGTTGCACAGCGCGGGACGCCGCCGCCGGTGCGGCCGTCGGATATCCCGGTATCCATCGACGGCAAAACCGTGGTGCTGGTCGACGACGTGCTGTTTACCGGCCGCTCTGCTCGGGCGGCGCTGGACGCGCTGCTTGATTTCGGCCGGCCGGCGCGGGTTCGCCTGTGTGTGCTCGTTGACCGCGGGCACCGGGAGCTGCCGATCCGCCCCGACTTCGTCGGGAAGAACATCCCCACTGCGCTGGTGCAGCGGGTACGGGTGCGGCTGAGCGAAACCGACGGCGAGGACGCGGTTTACGTGTACGGCGGGGAGGACGGCGATGCTTGA
- a CDS encoding TetR/AcrR family transcriptional regulator: MRHFSQKGFAATSLREVAEDAGTTKPMIYYYFGSKEGLYASIVRQILEEMAETIRNQLPAEAPVAEQVLAYCERYLDYFLQQEEIIALVLREVFGLGGVPMAEFSHALGERVRLPLDEILSRGMAAGELRSDAVPVCATAITGILNMFILAHVFGGAPIDRETPLRQVRYYIAGLARTP; encoded by the coding sequence TTGCGCCACTTTTCCCAGAAAGGCTTCGCTGCCACCTCGCTGCGCGAAGTTGCAGAAGATGCTGGCACGACGAAGCCTATGATTTATTACTACTTCGGGTCGAAAGAAGGGCTCTACGCCAGCATCGTTCGCCAGATTCTCGAAGAGATGGCGGAAACCATTCGAAACCAGCTCCCGGCCGAAGCGCCGGTCGCGGAGCAGGTGCTCGCCTACTGCGAGCGGTATCTCGACTACTTCCTCCAGCAGGAGGAGATCATCGCGCTCGTCCTGCGAGAAGTTTTCGGACTCGGCGGCGTGCCCATGGCCGAGTTCTCCCATGCGCTTGGGGAACGGGTGCGCCTCCCGCTCGACGAAATCCTCTCCCGGGGCATGGCCGCCGGCGAACTCCGCTCCGACGCGGTTCCTGTTTGCGCGACCGCGATTACCGGCATCCTCAACATGTTTATCCTCGCGCACGTCTTCGGCGGCGCGCCCATCGACCGGGAGACGCCGCTCCGCCAGGTGCGCTACTACATCGCCGGGCTCGCCCGTACCCCCTGA